A DNA window from Pseudomonas tohonis contains the following coding sequences:
- the cysN gene encoding sulfate adenylyltransferase subunit CysN, translated as MSHQSDLISQDILAYLAQHERKELLRFLTCGNVDDGKSTLIGRLLHDSKMIYEDHLEAITRDSKKVGTTGDEVDLALLVDGLQAEREQGITIDVAYRYFSTAKRKFIIADTPGHEQYTRNMATGASTCDLAIILVDARYGVQTQTRRHSYIASLLGIKHIVVAINKMDLKDFDQGVFESIKADYLQFAERIKLNPTSLHFVPMSALKGDNVVNKSERSPWYTGQSLMEILETVEVSGDRNFDDMRFPVQYVNRPNLNFRGFAGTLASGIVHKGDEVVVLPSGKGSKIKSIVTFEGELEQAGPGQAITLTLEDEIDVSRGDMLVHADNRPQVTDGFEAMLVWMSEEPMLPGKKYDIKRATSYVPGSIASITHKVDVNTLEEGAASDLQLNEIAKVKVSLDAPIALDGYERNRTTGAFIVIDRLTNGTVGAGMIIAAPVAAGGQGIHGESAHVSTEERAARFGQKPATVLFSGLSGAGKSTLAYAVERKLFDMGRAVYVLDGQNLRHDLNKGLPQDRAGRTENWRRAAHVARQFNEAGLLTLAAFVAPDAEGREQAKVLIGSDRLITVYVQASPQVCRERDPQGLYAADQDNIPGESFPYDVPLNADLVIDTQSQSVEEGVKAVLDLLRSRGAI; from the coding sequence CCAGCACGAGCGCAAGGAACTCCTGCGCTTCCTCACCTGCGGCAACGTCGACGACGGCAAGAGCACCCTGATCGGGCGCCTGCTGCACGACTCCAAGATGATCTACGAAGACCATCTGGAAGCCATCACCCGCGATTCCAAGAAGGTCGGCACCACGGGTGACGAAGTGGACCTGGCGCTGCTGGTGGATGGCCTGCAGGCCGAGCGCGAGCAGGGCATCACCATCGATGTCGCCTACCGCTACTTCTCCACCGCCAAGCGCAAGTTCATCATCGCCGACACCCCCGGCCATGAGCAGTACACGCGCAACATGGCCACCGGCGCGTCCACCTGCGACCTGGCGATCATCCTGGTCGATGCCCGCTACGGTGTGCAGACCCAGACCCGCCGCCACAGCTACATCGCATCGCTGCTGGGCATCAAGCACATCGTCGTCGCCATCAACAAGATGGACCTGAAGGATTTCGATCAGGGCGTGTTCGAGTCGATCAAGGCCGACTACCTGCAGTTCGCCGAGCGCATCAAGCTCAACCCGACCTCCCTCCACTTCGTGCCGATGTCGGCGCTGAAGGGCGACAACGTGGTGAACAAGAGCGAGCGTTCGCCCTGGTACACCGGCCAGTCGCTGATGGAAATCCTCGAGACCGTCGAGGTTTCCGGTGATCGCAACTTCGACGACATGCGCTTCCCGGTGCAGTACGTCAACCGCCCCAACCTGAACTTCCGCGGCTTCGCCGGCACCCTGGCCAGCGGCATCGTGCACAAGGGCGACGAGGTCGTCGTGCTGCCCTCGGGCAAGGGCAGCAAGATCAAGTCCATCGTCACCTTCGAAGGCGAGCTGGAGCAGGCCGGCCCCGGCCAGGCCATCACGCTGACCCTCGAAGACGAGATCGACGTATCCCGTGGCGACATGCTGGTGCATGCCGACAACCGTCCGCAGGTCACCGACGGCTTCGAGGCCATGTTGGTGTGGATGTCCGAGGAGCCGATGCTCCCGGGCAAGAAGTACGACATCAAGCGCGCCACCAGCTATGTGCCGGGCTCCATCGCCAGCATCACCCACAAGGTGGACGTGAATACCCTGGAAGAGGGGGCCGCCAGCGACCTGCAACTGAACGAGATCGCCAAGGTCAAGGTCAGCCTGGATGCGCCCATCGCCCTCGACGGCTATGAGCGCAATCGCACCACCGGCGCTTTCATCGTCATCGACCGCCTCACCAACGGCACCGTCGGCGCCGGCATGATCATCGCCGCACCGGTTGCTGCCGGTGGCCAGGGCATTCATGGCGAGTCTGCCCACGTTTCCACCGAGGAGCGTGCCGCGCGCTTCGGCCAGAAGCCGGCCACCGTGCTGTTCAGCGGCCTGTCCGGCGCCGGCAAGAGCACCCTGGCCTATGCCGTAGAGCGCAAGCTGTTCGACATGGGCCGCGCGGTCTACGTCCTCGATGGCCAGAACCTCCGTCACGACCTGAACAAGGGCTTGCCGCAGGATCGCGCCGGGCGCACCGAGAATTGGCGCCGTGCCGCCCATGTGGCGCGCCAGTTCAACGAAGCCGGCCTGCTGACCCTGGCCGCCTTCGTCGCGCCGGACGCCGAGGGGCGTGAACAGGCCAAGGTGCTGATCGGCAGTGATCGCCTGATCACCGTATACGTCCAGGCGTCCCCGCAGGTCTGCCGCGAGCGTGACCCGCAAGGGCTCTACGCGGCCGACCAGGACAACATCCCTGGTGAGTCCTTCCCCTACGACGTGCCGCTGAATGCCGACCTGGTGATCGACACCCAGAGCCAGTCGGTGGAAGAGGGCGTCAAGGCGGTGCTCGACCTGCTGCGCAGCCGCGGCGCGATCTGA
- a CDS encoding YhcB family protein — MEQSLTAWLLPALALLAGIGIGFLVARLLPGTAPNRTQRQLDDLQARFDTYQSEVVTHFNTTASLVKKLTQSYQEVQEHLSDGASRLALDELTRQRLLAALHTDDAPGPRERLTPPRSHEAPKDYAPKSPDGPGTLDENFGLKGKY; from the coding sequence GTGGAACAGTCGCTCACGGCCTGGTTGTTGCCAGCACTCGCTCTGCTCGCCGGTATCGGCATCGGTTTTCTGGTCGCCCGACTGCTGCCCGGCACCGCGCCGAACCGCACGCAGCGGCAACTGGATGACCTGCAGGCACGCTTCGATACCTATCAGAGTGAAGTGGTCACCCACTTCAACACCACCGCCAGCCTGGTGAAGAAACTCACCCAGAGCTACCAGGAAGTGCAGGAACATCTGTCCGATGGCGCCAGCCGCCTGGCCCTGGACGAACTGACCCGCCAGCGCCTGCTCGCCGCCCTGCACACGGACGACGCCCCCGGCCCGCGCGAACGCCTGACCCCGCCGCGCAGCCACGAGGCGCCCAAGGACTACGCGCCCAAGTCGCCGGATGGCCCGGGCACCCTGGATGAGAACTTCGGCCTCAAGGGCAAGTACTGA